One Anolis carolinensis isolate JA03-04 chromosome 5, rAnoCar3.1.pri, whole genome shotgun sequence DNA segment encodes these proteins:
- the LOC103278926 gene encoding tetraspanin-7-like codes for MVALLKLYLMAFSFVFWAAGLTMLIIGIWAKLSLETYLVLSTNEYPNTPFILLTTGTAVIVWGFLGCYSAATEHRCLLRTYGSFQFAVLVAGLAVGLSNLLYRKDIAEGFQNGLWEAIRSYTEDEGKTEVLDAVQRSLNCCGVESYRDWFSSPWSMEKPTPNSSVPMSCCRARKGCLHSPLPSDAWGIYHDGCFTKISHFVSDNMFYIATAGLGVAVMQVVGIILTSLLAARIPSGGVSHSI; via the coding sequence ATGGTGGCTTTGCTCAAGCTTTATCTCATGGCTTTCAGCTTCGTCTTCTGGGCAGCAGGTCTAACAATGCTGATCATTGGTATTTGGGCAAAACTTTCACTGGAGACCTACTTGGTGTTGTCTACCAATGAATACCCCAATACCCCCTTCATTTTATTGACTACAGGCACTGCTGTCATAGTCTGGGGCTTTTTGGGTTGCTACAGTGCTGCCACTGAACACCGTTGTCTATTGCGCACTTATGGAAGTTTTCAGTTCGCTGTGCTGGTGGCTGGCTTAGCAGTAGGGCTCTCCAATTTGCTTTATCGCAAGGATATTGCTGAAGGCTTCCAGAATGGGCTTTGGGAAGCCATACGTTCCTACACTGAGGATGAAGGGAAGACAGAAGTATTGGATGCTGTTCAACGCTCCTTGAACTGCTGTGGGGTCGAGAGTTACCGCGACTGGTTTTCCTCACCCTGGTCGATGGAAAAACCAACACCCAACAGCTCAGTGCCCATGAGTTGTTGCAGGGCACGCAAAGGTTGCCTGCACAGTCCTCTCCCTTCAGATGCCTGGGGCATTTACCACGATGGATGCTTCACCAAGATCTCTCACTTTGTCAGTGATAATATGTTCTACATTGCCACAGCTGGACTTGGGGTTGCAGTCATGCAGGTAGTAGGTATTATCTTGACTAGCCTGCTGGCTGCCCGAATCCCATCAGGTGGTGTTTCTCATTCAATCTGA